A genome region from Brassica oleracea var. oleracea cultivar TO1000 chromosome C2, BOL, whole genome shotgun sequence includes the following:
- the LOC106327680 gene encoding uncharacterized protein LOC106327680: MENDYAQKMQRCHEYVEALEEEQKKIQVFQRELPLCLELVTQAIEACRKELPSTSTTSEQCSEQTTSVSGGPVLEEFIPTKKIEENGEHESPTPEEIGNNVDKKKSDWLRSVQLWNSSPDTNEVSNPERVVGKKAKVVEVKPNNNNNCGGFQPFQREKKRVFSETDLQPAAVKAVASAPAVKVVASAPATTTSSTTETCGVGKGGEEHLHQQQSQSQTRRKQRRCWSPELHRRFLHALQQLGGSHVATPKQIRDHMKVDGLTNDEVKSHLQKYRLHTRRPATTVTAQGNGNSQQQQFMVVGGIWVPSPQDVPPPSDVANNGGGAYAPVTLQPPPQPLPLQSPKRSVERSSGRCNSQAASSSTNTTTSSPVS, translated from the exons ATGGAGAATGATTACGCCCAGAAAATGCAGAGATGTCATGAATACGTTGAAGCTCTTGAAGAAGAACAAAAGAAGATTCAAGTCTTTCAACGAGAGCTTCCTTTATGTTTAGAGCTCGTCACGCAAG CTATAGAGGCGTGTCGGAAGGAGCTGCCCAGTACATCGACAACCTCAGAGCAGTGTTCAGAGCAGACCACTAGTGTTTCTGGTGGTCCGGTCTTAGAGGAGTTTATTCCGACCAAGAAGATCGAGGAAAACGGCGAACATGAATCTCCAACACCTGAAGAGATCGGGAACAACGTTGATAAGAAAAAATCAGATTGGCTCAGATCTGTTCAGTTATGGAACTCGTCACCGGATACAAACGAAGTGTCTAATCCGGAGCGTGTAGTAGGTAAGAAGGCGAAAGTGGTTGAGGTGAAACCAAACAACAACAACAACTGCGGTGGGTTTCAGCCGTTTCAAAGGGAGAAAAAACGCGTTTTCTCCGAGACTGATCTTCAGCCGGCGGCGGTGAAAGCGGTGGCTTCAGCTCCGGCGGTGAAAGTAGTTGCTTCGGCGCCGGCGACGACCACTAGTTCCACCACGGAAACATGTGGTGTGGGTAAAGGGGGAGAGGAACATTTACATCAGCAACAATCGCAGTCGCAAACGCGTAGAAAGCAAAGGCGGTGTTGGTCGCCAGAGTTACACCGGCGGTTCCTTCACGCGCTTCAGCAGCTCGGAGGATCACATG TTGCTACACCAAAACAGATCAGGGATCATATGAAAGTCGATGGATTAACAAACGACGAAGTTAAAAGCCATTTACAG AAATATAGACTTCACACAAGAAGGCCAGCGACTACGGTGACGGCGCAGGGTAACGGAAACTCGCAACAACAGCAGTTTATGGTGGTCGGAGGGATATGGGTGCCGTCGCCACAAGACGTTCCTCCACCGTCAGATGTAGCCAATAACGGTGGTGGTGCGTATGCTCCAGTGACCCTGCAACCACCACCACAACCACTACCACTGCAATCTCCTAAACGCTCGGTGGAGAGAAGTAGCGGCCGGTGCAACTCACAGGCGGCATCTTCTTCTACGAACACGACAACTTCTTCTCCTGTTTCATAG
- the LOC106326889 gene encoding tRNA(adenine(34)) deaminase, chloroplastic, whose protein sequence is MFNTYTNSVLWPRNHHGYCSLVPERSESYRLAKPSPRCCCAASLSRCCCCSYSAPSFVKPKVSINPGFVLYGLRQSTLIQWPRRLMIGVGVGGSRCEDDLHCCDSEVYPSCGVARRNRRFRVRVSDESNECCEDDVEAMISFLSEELVDEGRNCSRVEEKRKVRYGKVDTFGRVKREGVERPQGFGRQEYRRNGVRENVKLEEKKYECEHCGGRKKKSQLESETRRGAKLVTGGETIRRKEEREVRPTRTKSSSCSSYYSLASSGDFESEAEDEEEEDVEFRRENLRSSEKKFFEQSAKGMKSRKEVSEMHSRRKRDESSSYGKQVFEEGENSNRAVTTNQRRRRKQISQTGNRVSESTENYEEDLEIHEIHVNDVETNSQNQKIFGEREDERVHSIVNDSERENIENSQQQLKERFGARYSSEERVSEMRRRTKYSSSQEEGIHVRQNVPKPINNRQPPVEERISMQAGMGTSTERFSGSSEIYNTNIKNTYVSQSEEQIRNHEVNAGVVSGLQSEGRQQDYPIELIQSDRTSVSVSHTSDVVRYTEIERKSEKRLIGQESTTTVQMDSKAGKSGANSTKEDQKAIGLQSFQGKLSEEPSSSQSSLTLVSGNRMQLVDLVSEEMLGSETTLIPPTSQLVSRGSGKSYGSGGAFIQESSQGTSETGYPTAFEHPGGAGAIVNSQSAGELMRFTTQEDALGSAQRLEQSSEKFIGEFVKKAKHEVSNSETEERRAESNQLKRRDSRRSSGGSGAKGPSDEMWVTDSAQGTPQPVPTEGNAAEGNAILKRNGRSLWSVIADIARLRWGSRAGSPTSSAKPTGKSSPNESVSSATWFSGREHDGSSEDNTKAERVSPQEAALPDQLEVSQTSSRSQFESSDATERKQQSGRHEGVVSSPPSTVLKGGSASYRMPSTSDNQIGGVDEDDEGREFEFRLSETASTEVPMRLPSRNLIRSPAIKDPSESSPTGQNVTMGGGRRYQPRVPEMDAEEKPLIFPARSIRSPVVKEPSKSLPSMVSGSSSLRGQVEQQQPLSAKFQEETGSTSTGSPLTQRKLQRNKQVVRDSFEEWEEAYRVEADRRTVDEIFMKEALVEAKKAADMWEVPVGAVLVHDGKIIARGYNLVEDLRDSTAHAEMICIREGSKALRSWRLADTTLYVTLEPCPMCAGAILQARVNTLVWGAPNKLLGADGSWIRLFPGGEGNGSEVSEKPPPPVHPFHPKMTIRRGVLESECAQTMQQFFQLRRKKKDKDSDPPAPTDHHHHHHPSKLLNKMHQILPFFCL, encoded by the exons ATGTTCAACACATACACAAACTCAGTTCTGTGGCCGAGGAATCACCATGGTTACTGCTCCTTGGTCCCCGAGAGATCTGAATCTTACCGACTCGCGAAACCGTCTCCGAGATGTTGCTGCGCCGCTTCTCTCTCGCGCTGTTGCTGCTGCTCGTACTCAGCACCCTCCTTTGTGAAGCCTAAGGTGTCGATAAACCCTGGATTCGTGCTCTATGGCCTTAGACAATCCACTCTTATTCAGTGGCCTAGGAGGTTGATGATTGGTGTTGGTGTGGGTGGGAGTCGTTGTGAGGACGATTTGCATTGTTGTGATTCTGAGGTTTATCCTTCTTGTGGCGTCGCAAGAAGAAATCGAAGGTTTAGGGTTAGGGTTTCGGATGAATCGAATGAGTGTTGTGAAGATGATGTAGAGGCTATGATTTCGTTTTTGAGTGAGGAACTGGTAGATGAGGGTAGAAACTGTAGTAGAGTTGAAGAGAAGAGGAAAGTTAGGTATGGAAAGGTTGATACTTTTGGTAGAGTTAAGAGGGAGGGAGTGGAGAGACCTCAAGGATTTGGTAGGCAGGAGTATAGGCGAAATGGGGTTAGAGAGAATGTGAAGTTAGAGGAGAAAAAATATGAGTGTGAGCATTGTGGTGGGAGGAAGAAAAAGTCTCAGCTGGAGAGTGAGACTCGGCGTGGTGCTAAGTTGGTTACTGGTGGGGAAACTATTAGGAGGAAGGAAGAAAGAGAAGTTCGACCAACAAGGACAAAGAGTTCCAGTTGTTCATCGTATTATTCTCTTGCTTCTTCAGGGGATTTCGAGAGTGAAGCTGAGGATGAAGAAGAGGAGGATGTGGAGTTTCGTCGCGAGAACTTGAGAAGTTCTGAGAAGAAGTTTTTTGAACAGTCAGCCAAAGGAATGAAATCTAGAAAGGAAGTCTCTGAGATGCATTCGAGGAGAAAGAGGGACGAGAGTTCGAGCTATGGCAAGCAGGTATTTGAGGAAGGGGAAAATTCAAACCGGGCAGTGACTACGAACCAGAGAAGAAGAAGAAAGCAGATTAGTCAAACTGGTAACAGAGTGTCTGAGTCGACGGAGAATTATGAAGAAGATTTGGAAATTCATGAGATCCATGTTAACGATGTGGAGACGAATTCCCAAAATCAAAAGATCTTTGGTGAAAGGGAGGACGAGAGAGTCCACTCTATTGTTAATGATTCTGAAAGAGAAAATATTGAGAATTCTCAGCAGCAACTGAAGGAAAGATTTGGTGCTCGTTATAGCAGTGAGGAAAGAGTGTCTGAGATGCGCAGGAGAACCAAATATAGCAGTAGCCAGGAGGAAGGTATACATGTACGCCAAAATGTTCCAAAACCAATAAATAATCGGCAACCTCCGGTGGAGGAAAGGATATCTATGCAAGCGGGTATGGGGACGAGTACTGAGCGCTTCTCTGGAAGTTCAGAAATCTATAACACAAACATCAAAAATACTTATGTCTCGCAAAGCGAAGAACAGATTAGAAACCACGAAGTAAATGCTGGCGTGGTTTCTGGATTGCAATCAGAAGGGAGACAGCAAGATTATCCCATTGAACTGATACAATCTGATAGAACTTCAGTGTCTGTATCTCATACTAGTGATGTAGTAAGGTATACAGAAATTGAGAGAAAATCTGAGAAGAGGCTAATTGGTCAAGAAAGTACTACAACTGTGCAGATGGACAGCAAAGCAGGAAAAAGCGGTGCTAACTCGACAAAAGAGGATCAAAAGGCCATAGGGTTGCAAAGTTTTCAAGGAAAGCTGTCTGAAGAGCCCTCCAGTTCACAATCATCTTTGACTTTGGTATCTGGAAACAGAATGCAGCTGGTAGATTTGGTTTCAGAGGAGATGCTAGGATCTGAAACAACACTGATTCCTCCTACTTCTCAGCTAGTAAGCAGAGGCTCAGGAAAAAGTTATGGAAGTGGTGGAGCTTTCATTCAAGAAAGTTCTCAGGGAACATCAGAAACTGGTTATCCAACAGCCTTTGAACATCCAGGAGGAGCAGGAGCTATTGTTAATAGTCAGTCTGCTGGAGAACTGATGAGATTTACAACACAGGAAGATGCTCTAGGTTCTGCCCAACGGTTGGAACAGTCATCAGAGAAATTTATTGGGGAGTTTGTGAAAAAGGCCAAGCATGAAGTATCAAATTCAGAGACTGAGGAGCGAAGAGCTGAAAGTAATCAGTTGAAGAGGCGGGACTCAAGGCGTTCATCTGGTGGTTCAGGAGCAAAGGGACCTTCAGATGAAATGTGGGTCACGGATTCTGCTCAGGGAACTCCTCAGCCAGTACCAACAGAAGGCAATGCAGCAGAGGGAAATGCTATTTTAAAAAGAAATGGCAGGTCCTTGTGGAGCGTTATCGCTGATATTGCTCGGCTAAGGTGGGGCTCACGAGCTGGAAGCCCGACCTCGAGTGCAAAGCCCACTGGAAAGAGTTCACCCAACGAGTCAGTTAGCAGTGCAACATGGTTTTCTGGGCGTGAGCATGACGGAAGCAGTGAGGATAACACAAAAGCGGAAAGAGTTTCGCCACAAGAAGCTGCTCTCCCAGATCAGTTAGAAGTTAGTCAAACTTCATCAAGGAGCCAATTTGAATCTTCTGATGCTACGGAGCGGAAGCAGCAATCTGGCAGGCATGAAGGTGTAGTCTCATCACCACCATCCACAGTATTAAAAGGTGGCTCTGCATCTTATCGCATGCCTTCCACATCTGATAATCAAATTGGTGGCGTGGATGAAGATGATGAAGGTAGAGAATTTGAATTTCGGCTTTCTGAAACAGCTTCGACAGAGGTGCCAATGAGACTGCCTAGTCGAAACCTGATAAGATCTCCTGCTATCAAGGATCCATCAGAATCTAGTCCCACCGGTCAAAACGTGACTATGGGAGGAGGAAGACGCTACCAGCCTCGTGTTCCTGAAATGGATGCAGAAGAAAAGCCGTTAATATTTCCAGCTCGCAGCATAAGGTCACCTGTTGTAAAGGAACCTTCAAAATCCCTTCCCAGCATGGTATCTGGCAGTAGTAGCTTAAGAGGGCAGGTGGAACAACAACAGCCTCTAAGTGCAAAATTCCAGGAAGAAACAGGTTCCACATCGACAGGCTCCCCGTTGACACAAAGGAAACTTCAGAGGAACAAACAGGTTGTGAGGGACAGTTTTGAAGAATGGGAAGAAGCATACAGAGTAGAAGCTGATAGGCGAACAGTTGATGAAATATTCATGAAGGAAGCGTTAGTAGAAGCTAAGAAAGCTGCTGATATGTGGGAAGTACCTGTAGGGGCTGTGCTTGTGCATGACGGGAAGATTATCGCTCGAGGTTATAACTT GGTGGAAGATCTTCGGGATTCAACCGCCCATGCAGAAATGATTTGCATTCGAGAGGGTTCCAAAGCACTTCGTTCATGGAGGCTTGCG GATACAACACTTTATGTAACACTAGAACCATGTCCAATGTGTGCGGGAGCAATACTTCAAGCAAGGGTCAACACTCTTGTGTGGGGTGCTCCCAATAAGCTTCTCGGAGCAGATGGCAGCTGGATCAG GCTGTTCCCTGGAGGCGAAGGAAATGGATCAGAAGTTTCAGAAAAGCCACCGCCTCCAGTTCACCCGTTCCATCCAAAGATGACAATCCGGCGAGGAGTTCTGGAATCAGAATGTGCTCAGACAATGCAACAGTTTTTCCAGCTGAGGAGAAAGAAGAAAGACAAGGACTCAGATCCACCGGCTCCTACCGATCATCACCATCATCATCATCCGTCGAAACTCCTCAACAAGATGCATCAAATCTTACCCTTCTTCTGTCTGTAG